One Lepus europaeus isolate LE1 chromosome 7, mLepTim1.pri, whole genome shotgun sequence DNA segment encodes these proteins:
- the LOC133764267 gene encoding olfactory receptor 141-like, which yields MKNTTKITVFVLKGFTEDPELKIILFFLFLAIYLFTLMGNLGLIVLVMGNSRLHNPMYYFLCVLSSVDACYSSVITPNMLVNFMSINRSISFLGCATQLFLAVTFGTTECFILAAMAYDRYAAIYNPLLYSVSMSPKVYVPLIIASYLGGILHAIVHTVPTFSLSFCASNEIRHIFCDIPPLLAISCSDTHLNQLLLFFFVSSIEVVTILIVLVSYGFILLAILRMDSAEGRRKVFSTCGSHLTGVSIYYGTILFMYVRPSSSYALEYDMIASVFYTIVIPMLNPIIYSLRNKDVKEAMKRVFRKNLIMSIGL from the coding sequence ATGAAGAATACCACAAAAATTACTGTCTTTGTGCTGAAGGGCTTCACTGAGGATCCTGAACTGAagatcattctcttcttcctattTCTAGCAATCTATCTCTTTACCCTCATGGGGAACTTAGGACTGATTGTGTTGGTCATGGGAAACTCTAGGCTTCACAACCCCATGTATTATTTCTTATGTGTATTGTCCTCCGTTGATGCCTGTTATTCTTCAGTTATAACTCCAAATATGTTAGTAAATTTTATGTCAATAAATAGATCCATCTCATTTCTTGGATGTGCAACACAATTATTTCTTGCTGTTACTTTTGGAACCACGGAATGCTTTATCTTAGCTGCCATGGCCTATGATCGCTATGCAGCCATCTACAACCCACTTCTGTATTCAGTGAGCATGTCACCCAAGGTCTATGTGCCTCTCATCATTGCCTCCTATCTTGGGGGAATTTTGCATGCCATTGTGCACACAGTGCCCACATTCAGCCTTTCCTTCTGTGCATCCAATGAAATTAGGCATATTTTTTGTGATATTCCTCCTCTCCTTGCTATTTCCTGTTCTGACACCCACTTAaaccagcttctcctcttcttctttgtAAGCTCCATTGAGGTTGTCACCATCCTGATTGTCTTGGTCTCTTATGGTTTCATTCTTCTGGCCATTCTGAGGATGGATTCTGCTGAAGGGAGGCGAAAAGTTTTCTCTACATGTGGCTCTCACCTCACTGGAGTGTCTATTTATTATGGAACCATCCTCTTCATGTATGTGCGACCAAGCTCCAGCTATGCTCTGGAGTATGACATGATAGCATCAGTGTTTTACACCATCGTGATTCCCATGCTGAATCCCATCATCTACAGTTTGAGGAACAAAGATGTGAAAGAGGCCATGAAAAGAGTATTTCGGAAAAATT